From a single Pelobacter seleniigenes DSM 18267 genomic region:
- a CDS encoding efflux transporter outer membrane subunit — protein sequence MIPAGCRLLILTLLSLALSSCAAVGPDYQPPKMTVPETWNNSGGGITQQGREDLGEWWQNLHDPLLTELIEEALRSSPDIRSARAKLREARARRGIAGADYYPTVTGSGSASRSKSSAETGSGKTHELYQVGFDASWELDIFGGVRRNVEAAQNALQASTASFANTRVSLAAEVATNYIQIRSQQLRLKIIRANLASQEETLQLTQWRAQAGLVSSQDVEQARSNLEQTRAQLPSLETTQFQAEHALEILLGKAPGALQQQLSTATNLPLIPDRLAIGIPADTVRQRPDIQVAERNLAAETARLGAAEAARYPTFKLSGSIGLEALTLGGLHNSGADTASLLGGITAPIFNAGKLRKQVEVQDAVREQARISYEQSVLTALSEVENALVSLDRSSAQSEALAAATTAAQNAAELAKQRYSAGLIDFQAVLDAERTVRSSADSLATARADRVLALIRLYKALGGGWQHAAEDQLNQQG from the coding sequence ATGATTCCAGCAGGATGTAGACTTTTAATCCTCACCTTGCTCAGCCTGGCCCTGAGTTCATGCGCAGCGGTCGGCCCTGATTACCAGCCCCCTAAAATGACCGTACCGGAAACCTGGAATAACAGCGGGGGCGGTATAACCCAGCAAGGTCGCGAAGACTTGGGTGAATGGTGGCAGAACCTGCATGACCCGCTGTTGACCGAGTTGATCGAAGAAGCCCTGCGCTCCAGCCCGGATATCCGCAGTGCCCGCGCCAAATTGCGCGAGGCACGCGCGCGCCGGGGCATCGCCGGAGCGGATTATTACCCGACGGTGACCGGCTCGGGATCGGCTTCGCGCAGCAAGTCAAGTGCGGAAACCGGCAGCGGCAAGACCCACGAGCTCTACCAGGTCGGGTTCGATGCCAGCTGGGAACTGGATATCTTCGGCGGGGTCCGGCGCAATGTCGAAGCCGCCCAGAATGCTCTCCAGGCCAGCACCGCCAGCTTCGCCAACACCCGGGTCTCCCTGGCTGCCGAGGTCGCCACCAATTACATCCAGATTCGCTCTCAGCAGCTGCGCCTGAAAATCATCCGCGCCAACCTCGCAAGTCAGGAGGAAACCCTGCAACTGACCCAATGGCGTGCCCAGGCCGGACTGGTCAGCAGTCAGGATGTCGAGCAGGCGCGCAGCAATCTGGAACAGACCAGGGCGCAATTGCCCAGTCTGGAGACAACCCAATTCCAGGCTGAACATGCCCTGGAGATCCTCCTCGGCAAAGCTCCCGGCGCGCTGCAGCAACAGCTGTCCACCGCAACCAACCTGCCCCTGATTCCCGACCGTCTGGCCATCGGCATTCCGGCAGACACGGTCCGGCAACGCCCGGACATCCAGGTCGCCGAACGCAATCTGGCCGCAGAGACCGCCCGCCTGGGTGCCGCCGAAGCGGCCCGTTACCCAACCTTCAAACTGTCCGGCTCCATCGGCCTGGAAGCACTGACCCTGGGCGGACTGCACAACAGTGGTGCGGATACGGCATCGCTGCTCGGCGGGATCACCGCACCGATCTTCAACGCCGGCAAGCTGCGTAAGCAGGTCGAAGTGCAGGATGCGGTCCGGGAGCAGGCCAGGATCAGTTATGAACAAAGTGTTCTCACCGCTCTCAGTGAAGTTGAAAATGCCCTGGTCTCCCTGGACCGCAGCAGCGCGCAAAGTGAAGCCCTGGCCGCAGCGACCACGGCAGCGCAGAATGCCGCGGAGCTTGCCAAGCAGAGATACAGCGCCGGCTTGATCGATTTCCAGGCGGTCCTCGACGCCGAACGGACCGTGCGCAGCAGCGCCGACAGCCTGGCCACGGCCCGCGCTGATCGGGTCCTGGCTCTCATTCGTCTCTACAAAGCGCTGGGCGGCGGCTGGCAACACGCAGCCGAAGACCAGCTCAATCAACAAGGATAA
- a CDS encoding CerR family C-terminal domain-containing protein produces the protein MARPRSEITKEKLLEAAAEVFVSKGFRDATIAQICKQARANVAAVNYHFGSKEVLYQETWRYSFNKSLQAHPMDGGVNADAPAAERLRGTIQALVERIADEESRDFFILQMEFVNPTGLLDEVMRTERIQLRSKIFSLMKELLGPGASEKQIIFCTMSVISMCLHTMMIQRVRKKTNDLSLPPEILNLEAFVEHVVKFSLAGIAAIKTEINADTSARKEA, from the coding sequence ATGGCGAGGCCACGTTCGGAAATAACCAAGGAAAAATTGCTTGAAGCTGCAGCTGAAGTGTTCGTGTCTAAAGGGTTTCGTGATGCCACGATTGCCCAGATCTGTAAACAGGCGCGGGCCAATGTCGCGGCAGTCAATTATCATTTTGGCAGTAAAGAGGTGCTCTATCAGGAGACCTGGCGCTACTCCTTCAACAAGTCGCTCCAGGCCCACCCCATGGATGGCGGCGTCAACGCTGATGCGCCAGCCGCAGAACGCCTTCGGGGCACGATTCAAGCCCTGGTCGAACGAATTGCCGATGAGGAAAGCCGGGATTTTTTCATCTTGCAGATGGAATTTGTCAATCCGACCGGCCTCCTTGATGAGGTTATGAGGACGGAACGAATTCAGCTGCGCAGCAAAATCTTCTCACTGATGAAAGAACTGCTCGGCCCTGGCGCCAGTGAAAAACAGATAATCTTTTGTACAATGTCCGTTATCAGCATGTGTCTGCACACAATGATGATCCAGCGGGTGCGTAAAAAAACCAACGATCTCAGTCTGCCGCCGGAAATTCTCAACCTGGAAGCATTTGTCGAACACGTGGTGAAATTTTCCTTGGCCGGTATTGCCGCTATCAAAACTGAAATCAATGCGGACACGTCCGCCCGTAAAGAGGCCTGA
- a CDS encoding diadenylate cyclase, producing the protein MFLNYLALLKEIGFLDIIDIAFSSAIIWFLLSVFRARRTWKIGAGLVGYGLILLLAHELEFNLTVKILQGLSAVVILIVVVIYQNEIRRVLDELSSLLFRHKNEIRPWQGSIPELLVRIAYELSDRRWGALMVLPGQIPLDNLITAGNELHGVLSRPLALSLFDPTSPGHDGAMVLRGDKIERFGTRLPLTESDDQVQERGTRHAAAIGLSEKTDALILVVSEESGHISVAKDGILERMSDSQALLQEILEFSEDLGSRESGRKRYQSYLRMALRLVASVVVTSVVWLVLVPGSAVVTEVYQVPIDVQNIPDGFKFESVTPPKADVSLTAERRELFKLRPDDLLISLDGTLTALGRQTYSLNSSDMMLPGNIEVAKISPATVKVQVDKVGDGGK; encoded by the coding sequence ATGTTTTTAAATTATCTTGCCCTACTGAAAGAAATTGGCTTTCTGGACATTATCGATATCGCTTTTTCTTCTGCCATCATCTGGTTTTTGCTGTCAGTTTTTCGAGCCCGCCGGACCTGGAAAATCGGCGCCGGCCTGGTCGGTTATGGGCTGATTCTGCTCCTGGCTCACGAACTGGAATTCAACCTGACGGTCAAGATCCTGCAGGGGTTGTCCGCCGTGGTGATCCTGATCGTGGTGGTGATCTATCAGAATGAAATCCGCCGGGTTCTGGACGAGCTGTCTTCTCTGTTGTTTCGGCACAAGAACGAAATTCGGCCGTGGCAGGGGAGTATTCCTGAGCTGTTGGTGCGGATTGCCTACGAGCTCTCGGATCGCCGATGGGGGGCCCTGATGGTCCTGCCCGGACAAATTCCCCTGGACAACCTGATCACTGCCGGCAATGAACTGCATGGTGTGCTCAGCCGCCCTCTGGCTCTGAGCCTGTTTGATCCCACTTCGCCCGGACACGACGGCGCCATGGTGCTGCGTGGCGATAAAATTGAACGTTTCGGAACCCGTTTGCCGCTCACCGAAAGTGATGACCAGGTGCAGGAACGCGGCACCCGCCATGCCGCGGCTATCGGTCTGTCTGAAAAAACTGACGCTCTGATTCTGGTGGTATCGGAAGAGAGCGGGCATATCTCGGTGGCCAAGGACGGGATTCTTGAGCGCATGTCGGACAGCCAGGCGTTGCTGCAGGAAATACTCGAATTCAGTGAGGATCTGGGCTCGCGGGAGAGCGGCCGAAAACGCTATCAATCTTACCTGCGCATGGCTCTGCGCCTGGTTGCGTCGGTGGTGGTCACCTCCGTGGTCTGGCTTGTGCTGGTGCCCGGCTCCGCGGTTGTGACTGAGGTTTATCAGGTTCCCATTGATGTCCAGAATATCCCCGACGGCTTTAAGTTTGAATCGGTTACTCCGCCAAAAGCGGACGTGTCCCTGACCGCCGAACGGCGGGAGCTATTCAAGCTGCGCCCCGATGATCTGCTGATCTCCCTCGACGGCACCCTGACCGCTCTGGGGCGACAGACCTATTCATTGAACAGCTCGGATATGATGCTGCCCGGCAATATCGAGGTCGCCAAAATCAGCCCGGCCACGGTGAAGGTGCAGGTTGATAAGGTCGGGGACGGGGGGAAGTAG
- a CDS encoding aminopeptidase P N-terminal domain-containing protein, with protein MFDSAIYQTRRRRLQEYFSTGLVLLCGNFESPFTAADNCYRFRQDSSFLYFCGLEQPGLALLFDLDAGREILFGSDPSLEEQVWSGPIPSLVERAADSGIGNVAPLTRLAALLQQAIAKGQPVRLLPSSRAENRLFQADLLGIQIAELPTFVSTELIKAVVALRSVKGAEEIAELDQAADLGYRLHCAAMKMALPGTYEWEIAGELEALAARAGRMLSFPAIVTTHGEILHNHQQIRQLQDGELLLVDAGVESRRHYASDHTRTFPVGGTFNPAQQELYQLVLQCSDRAYELIRPGITFAEVHREVCLVLARGLAALGLMRGDPQDAVAAGAHALFMPHGLGHMLGLDVHDMEDLGEDWVGYDEQVHRSGQFGTRSLRLGRRLQDGFVLTVEPGVYFIPALIERWRAEQLHADFIAYEQLGNHLDFGGIRVEDDVLVTATGHRLLGHRRIPRTVEELTGRQ; from the coding sequence GTGTTTGATTCAGCAATCTACCAGACCAGGCGCCGCCGCCTGCAGGAGTATTTTTCCACCGGGCTGGTGCTACTTTGTGGCAACTTTGAGTCTCCGTTTACTGCCGCGGACAACTGCTACCGCTTCCGTCAGGACAGCAGCTTTTTGTATTTTTGCGGTCTGGAACAGCCGGGACTGGCGCTGCTGTTTGACCTCGATGCAGGGCGCGAGATTCTCTTCGGGAGTGATCCATCTTTGGAGGAACAGGTCTGGAGCGGGCCTATACCGAGCCTGGTCGAACGAGCGGCAGACAGCGGGATCGGGAATGTCGCACCGCTGACCAGATTGGCCGCGCTGCTGCAACAGGCTATCGCCAAGGGACAACCGGTGCGGCTGTTGCCCAGCAGCCGGGCCGAGAATAGATTGTTTCAGGCCGACCTGCTTGGTATTCAGATCGCTGAATTGCCCACTTTTGTTTCCACCGAGCTGATCAAGGCCGTGGTCGCGCTACGCTCCGTCAAAGGGGCAGAGGAGATCGCTGAACTTGATCAGGCCGCAGATCTGGGTTACCGACTGCACTGTGCCGCCATGAAGATGGCGCTGCCCGGTACCTATGAATGGGAGATTGCCGGTGAGCTTGAGGCGCTGGCGGCCCGGGCCGGGCGGATGCTCTCCTTTCCGGCTATTGTCACCACGCATGGCGAAATCCTCCACAATCATCAACAGATCAGGCAGTTGCAGGACGGGGAGCTGTTACTGGTCGATGCCGGTGTGGAAAGCCGCCGACACTATGCCTCTGATCACACCCGGACCTTTCCGGTGGGTGGCACATTCAATCCTGCCCAACAGGAGCTATATCAATTGGTGTTGCAGTGCAGCGACCGCGCCTATGAATTGATTCGACCCGGCATTACCTTTGCCGAGGTCCATCGCGAAGTCTGTCTGGTGCTGGCTCGTGGACTGGCCGCCCTCGGCCTGATGCGCGGCGATCCCCAGGATGCGGTCGCGGCTGGTGCCCATGCCCTGTTTATGCCCCACGGCCTCGGTCATATGCTCGGCCTGGATGTCCACGACATGGAGGATCTGGGTGAGGATTGGGTCGGCTATGATGAACAGGTACACCGCTCCGGCCAGTTCGGGACCCGTTCTTTGCGCCTTGGGCGACGACTGCAGGACGGGTTTGTGCTGACTGTGGAGCCGGGTGTTTATTTCATTCCCGCCCTGATTGAGCGCTGGCGGGCCGAACAGCTGCATGCCGATTTCATCGCTTATGAGCAGCTTGGGAATCATCTGGATTTCGGCGGTATCCGTGTCGAGGATGATGTGCTGGTGACCGCGACAGGCCACCGGCTGCTCGGCCACCGGCGCATTCCGCGTACTGTCGAGGAATTGACCGGTCGACAATAA
- a CDS encoding 2-dehydropantoate 2-reductase, which yields MKIAVLGAGAMGCLYGACLSRQHEVTLVDVSEPQVRAINERGLTMLENGMETNFRPKSVMSGTDIGPVDLLIVFVKSIHTYEAVKANQSLINAATLVMTLQNGAGNDRDILNFTARENIVIGTSKHNSVSLGFGRFHHTASGATTLGTMDPAAKSDEKAGAILAGAGFEVVISDDIQRIIWSKLFINMSINTLTALLETKIGYMVRNKYAWDFARRVVYEAVEVAEADGTYFDRRDALEMVRKVCEDVPDGYSSMYQDRQRKVRTEIDKINGAVVEQAKLYGVPTPYNALIVDLIHAIEGTYQEEE from the coding sequence ATGAAGATTGCAGTGTTGGGCGCCGGTGCCATGGGCTGTCTGTATGGTGCCTGTCTGTCCCGCCAGCATGAGGTGACTTTGGTCGATGTTTCCGAACCACAGGTCCGAGCCATCAACGAGCGGGGCCTGACCATGCTCGAAAACGGAATGGAAACCAACTTCCGGCCCAAGTCAGTCATGAGCGGGACGGATATCGGCCCGGTCGACCTGCTGATTGTCTTTGTGAAATCGATCCATACCTATGAGGCGGTCAAGGCCAATCAAAGCCTGATCAACGCAGCGACCCTGGTGATGACACTGCAGAACGGGGCGGGGAATGATCGCGATATCCTCAACTTCACGGCCAGGGAGAATATCGTCATCGGAACCTCCAAACATAACAGCGTCAGCCTCGGTTTCGGTCGCTTTCACCATACGGCCAGCGGGGCAACCACCCTCGGCACCATGGACCCGGCGGCGAAGAGTGATGAAAAAGCCGGGGCGATTCTGGCCGGGGCTGGTTTTGAGGTGGTGATTTCCGACGACATCCAGCGGATCATCTGGAGTAAGCTGTTCATCAATATGTCCATCAACACCCTGACCGCCTTACTGGAAACCAAGATCGGCTATATGGTGCGGAACAAATACGCCTGGGACTTTGCCCGTCGGGTGGTCTACGAGGCGGTTGAGGTGGCCGAGGCGGACGGGACCTATTTTGATCGCCGCGATGCGTTGGAGATGGTGCGCAAGGTCTGCGAAGATGTCCCGGACGGGTATTCCTCAATGTATCAGGACCGCCAACGCAAGGTGCGCACCGAGATCGACAAGATTAACGGGGCGGTGGTGGAACAGGCCAAACTCTACGGCGTACCCACACCGTATAATGCCCTGATCGTCGACCTTATTCACGCCATTGAAGGGACTTACCAGGAAGAGGAATAA
- a CDS encoding DUF4382 domain-containing protein, whose amino-acid sequence MKLKTIQRGCSFLAILLLSALLTACGSNGGSDGGGSGTLSVALTDSAAEDYQAVYITVDRVQVHRSSQDNATSGWVTVAEPGTTYNLLDLVNGLFAQLGEGPLDSGSYGQLRLVLGNTADTSLNIFDQTHPYANYIIDMDGNAHKLKVPSGTQSGLKVINGFTINTDQTTDLLLDFDVTRSVVVAGTSGQYLLKPVIKILKETSYSNVYGTVSEANSNPLVPVPAAFVSAQTIAATAAPENQVVIEAGTLSTDSGDYALFLAPGTYDLVAAANGYQPVCQPVTLPQAGSTATVDLALQPVATATGSISGVVNIANPLTDADQHVTIAVRQSLNCGGTVTIVTVKTLQVANGGAYQVDLPAGSYQLVASTPNRTTLTVAVTVLSGADSGDTDFAF is encoded by the coding sequence ATGAAGCTGAAAACCATTCAAAGAGGCTGTTCTTTTCTGGCAATCCTGTTGCTCAGTGCCCTGTTGACCGCCTGCGGCAGTAATGGTGGTTCCGATGGCGGAGGGAGCGGCACCCTCTCAGTTGCCCTGACCGACAGTGCGGCCGAAGATTATCAAGCGGTCTATATCACCGTAGACCGGGTGCAGGTCCATCGCAGCAGCCAGGATAACGCAACCAGCGGCTGGGTCACCGTGGCCGAACCAGGCACGACCTATAACCTGCTCGACCTGGTCAATGGACTCTTCGCCCAACTGGGGGAAGGCCCCCTGGATAGCGGCAGTTACGGTCAGCTGCGCTTGGTCCTTGGTAATACTGCCGACACCAGCCTGAACATTTTTGATCAGACCCACCCTTATGCCAATTACATCATCGACATGGATGGCAACGCTCATAAATTGAAGGTTCCCAGTGGGACCCAGAGCGGCTTGAAGGTCATCAACGGCTTCACCATCAACACGGATCAGACCACCGATCTGCTGCTCGATTTTGATGTCACTCGTTCGGTGGTCGTAGCCGGGACAAGCGGCCAATACCTGCTTAAACCGGTGATCAAAATTCTGAAGGAAACCAGCTACAGCAATGTTTACGGTACGGTCAGCGAAGCCAATTCGAACCCGCTGGTACCGGTTCCCGCTGCCTTTGTCAGTGCGCAGACCATTGCTGCGACAGCTGCGCCGGAAAATCAGGTGGTAATCGAAGCCGGCACGCTGAGTACTGACAGCGGCGACTATGCCCTGTTCCTGGCTCCCGGCACTTACGATCTGGTCGCGGCCGCGAACGGTTACCAACCGGTCTGTCAGCCGGTCACCCTACCCCAGGCCGGCAGTACCGCGACTGTCGATCTGGCTCTGCAGCCGGTGGCCACGGCAACCGGATCCATTTCAGGGGTCGTCAATATCGCCAACCCGCTGACCGATGCGGATCAACACGTTACCATCGCGGTACGGCAGAGCCTCAATTGCGGCGGGACCGTGACCATCGTCACGGTGAAAACTCTGCAGGTTGCCAATGGCGGAGCCTATCAGGTCGACCTGCCGGCCGGTTCCTATCAGCTGGTCGCCTCGACCCCGAATCGCACCACCCTGACCGTTGCGGTTACGGTACTCAGCGGCGCGGATAGCGGCGATACCGATTTCGCCTTTTAG